A genomic segment from Solidesulfovibrio carbinolicus encodes:
- a CDS encoding amino acid adenylation domain-containing protein, translating into MMGNIAAGFFRMAEHFPDRHALDVQGQRVSYGALRDNVLAIAGAVAAHDSGRPHVAVFDQRSRSAYAAVLGILAAGRAYVPLNPGFPAQRTRHMLIRSGCAAVVTSAEHLPALAALLDHPEAEAALDELTVILAPEEGGPASLAPGLSPKLARGPRLVRAGSSPATAVAEVEKGQTAYLLFTSGSTGAPKGVAVSHGNVGAYLDYVASRYAPCPEDRFSQLFDLTFDLSVHDMFVCFGAGACLCVPPAASLMAPGRFIRDKGLTVWFSTPSTAAFMARLGMLKPDAFPGLRLSLFCGEPLPAATAAAWSRAAPHSRLENLYGPTETTIAIAHYAWDPAVSPGQCQNGLTPIGRVFANHDMVVVGPDGAPAKPGQAGELLLAGVQVTRGYLDDEARTAGQFVRRGDDGRIWYRTGDIVREDQDGILQYLARTDQQVKIRGFRVELSEVEHAVRSFCQAPYVVAVPWPLHQGNPEGLILAVFGGDKSQDEIINHCKNRLPGYMVPARVDFLETVPLNSNGKIDRAAVKQLLTGI; encoded by the coding sequence ATGATGGGCAACATTGCGGCCGGTTTTTTCCGCATGGCCGAACATTTTCCCGACCGCCACGCCCTGGACGTCCAGGGCCAGCGCGTCAGCTACGGCGCGCTGCGTGACAACGTCCTGGCCATTGCCGGGGCCGTGGCCGCCCATGACAGCGGCCGACCCCATGTGGCCGTGTTCGACCAGCGCTCCCGCTCCGCCTACGCCGCCGTCCTGGGCATCCTGGCCGCCGGCCGGGCCTACGTGCCCCTCAATCCCGGTTTTCCCGCCCAGCGCACCCGGCACATGCTCATCCGGTCGGGTTGCGCGGCCGTGGTGACCAGCGCCGAGCACCTGCCGGCCCTGGCCGCCCTTTTGGACCACCCCGAGGCCGAGGCGGCCCTGGACGAGCTCACCGTGATCCTGGCCCCGGAGGAGGGCGGCCCGGCGTCTCTTGCCCCGGGGCTTTCCCCGAAGCTGGCCCGAGGCCCGCGCCTGGTCCGGGCCGGTTCCTCGCCGGCCACGGCCGTGGCCGAGGTCGAGAAGGGCCAAACGGCCTATCTGCTTTTCACCTCGGGCAGCACCGGCGCGCCCAAGGGCGTGGCCGTTTCCCACGGCAACGTCGGGGCCTATCTGGACTATGTCGCCAGCCGTTACGCGCCGTGTCCCGAGGACCGCTTCTCCCAACTGTTCGACCTGACCTTCGATTTGTCGGTCCACGACATGTTCGTGTGTTTCGGGGCCGGGGCCTGCCTGTGCGTGCCGCCGGCGGCCTCCCTGATGGCCCCGGGCCGGTTCATCCGGGACAAGGGACTCACGGTCTGGTTTTCGACGCCTTCCACGGCCGCGTTCATGGCCCGGCTGGGGATGCTCAAACCCGACGCCTTTCCCGGGCTGCGGCTGAGCCTTTTTTGCGGCGAACCCCTGCCCGCGGCCACGGCCGCCGCCTGGAGCCGGGCCGCGCCCCATTCGCGCCTGGAAAATCTCTACGGTCCCACCGAAACCACCATCGCCATCGCTCACTACGCCTGGGATCCGGCCGTTTCGCCCGGACAATGCCAAAACGGCCTCACACCCATCGGCCGGGTGTTCGCCAACCACGACATGGTCGTTGTCGGCCCGGACGGCGCGCCGGCGAAGCCAGGCCAAGCCGGAGAACTGCTGCTGGCCGGAGTCCAGGTCACCCGGGGGTATCTGGACGACGAGGCCAGGACCGCCGGCCAGTTTGTCCGCCGCGGCGACGACGGCCGGATCTGGTACCGCACCGGCGACATCGTGCGCGAGGACCAGGACGGCATCCTGCAATATCTGGCCAGGACCGATCAGCAGGTCAAGATCCGGGGGTTTCGGGTCGAATTGTCCGAAGTGGAGCACGCCGTGCGGTCGTTTTGCCAGGCTCCCTACGTGGTGGCCGTGCCCTGGCCCCTGCACCAGGGCAATCCCGAAGGGCTCATCCTGGCCGTTTTCGGCGGCGACAAGAGCCAAGACGAAATCATCAACCACTGCAAAAACCGGCTCCCGGGCTACATGGTCCCAGCCAGGGTGGACTTTCTGGAGACCGTGCCGCTTAACAGCAACGGCAAGATCGACCGGGCGGCCGTGAAACAACTTCTGACGGGAATATGA
- a CDS encoding ParA family protein, producing MAKPIIITVGNNKGGVGKSTTCVNLSAGLAQEGATVLVVDGDPQSNTTSTLLPDFGLRENSSLVKALEDPEGAFSPNACATKTEHMEIVPNSIRCMEWEVRSYAGIDSVLGFSRLLQNDKDISRYDYMIIDTPPNIGPMLRNSLLISDFVLVPCPVGDQYALDGFSTFIQVLSQAKQQNKKLLLLGVVLTKFDGRAVTHKKNKDRIRAFFDAKGIPVFDTEIRVNIDIDRAHSHRKSIFEFDATKSGALDYHALAREVIARVEKQA from the coding sequence ATGGCCAAACCCATTATCATCACAGTGGGCAACAACAAGGGGGGCGTTGGAAAGTCCACGACTTGCGTCAATCTTTCCGCAGGCTTGGCTCAGGAAGGGGCTACGGTGTTGGTGGTGGACGGCGATCCGCAGTCCAATACCACATCCACGCTTTTGCCCGATTTTGGGTTGCGCGAAAATTCCAGTCTGGTCAAGGCGCTCGAAGATCCCGAAGGCGCGTTTAGCCCAAACGCCTGCGCCACCAAAACAGAACACATGGAAATTGTCCCCAATTCCATCCGTTGCATGGAATGGGAAGTGCGCTCCTATGCCGGCATAGATTCGGTGCTGGGCTTTTCCAGGCTGCTGCAAAACGACAAGGACATCAGCCGCTACGATTACATGATCATCGACACGCCGCCCAATATCGGCCCCATGCTGCGCAATTCCCTGCTCATCTCGGACTTTGTCCTGGTGCCGTGTCCGGTCGGAGACCAGTACGCCCTGGACGGGTTTTCCACGTTTATCCAGGTGCTTTCCCAGGCCAAGCAGCAAAACAAGAAGCTGCTTTTACTCGGCGTGGTGCTGACCAAATTCGACGGCCGGGCCGTGACCCACAAGAAGAACAAGGACCGCATCCGGGCCTTTTTCGACGCCAAGGGCATTCCCGTTTTCGACACGGAGATCCGGGTCAACATCGACATCGACCGAGCGCACTCCCACCGCAAATCCATTTTCGAGTTTGACGCCACCAAGTCCGGCGCCTTGGACTACCACGCCCTGGCCCGCGAGGTGATCGCTCGTGTCGAAAAGCAAGCCTAG
- a CDS encoding acyl carrier protein yields the protein MQDVKDTLRRFIAGHLEEAAARKGRVVTVTDDLYILGEQLLDSLEFLNLLMAVEQRFQLEVDFSDRDIAEVTRFGALVDAFAATAGQGG from the coding sequence ATGCAAGACGTCAAAGACACGTTGCGCCGGTTTATCGCCGGGCATTTGGAGGAAGCGGCCGCACGCAAGGGGCGCGTGGTCACGGTGACGGACGATTTGTACATCCTGGGCGAGCAGCTCCTGGATTCGCTGGAATTTTTAAACCTGCTCATGGCCGTGGAGCAGCGGTTTCAGCTGGAAGTGGATTTTTCCGACCGGGACATCGCCGAAGTGACCCGCTTCGGGGCCCTGGTGGACGCCTTCGCGGCAACGGCGGGGCAGGGGGGATGA